In a genomic window of Diabrotica undecimpunctata isolate CICGRU chromosome 2, icDiaUnde3, whole genome shotgun sequence:
- the LOC140433586 gene encoding odorant receptor Or1-like: MRYKTVYKMYSFICTLCLVLFLLSQFIYMYLNIDDMDEIMAVFYLAGPFIVNICKMLAVYRKFDEIKILMKKLNNTVFQPKCKQHLNIALNLKKFHKRFFYVCLYLGLQTYLLFYLCFFLNEDMVIPTQGWFPFDYTRSPYFEIVYIFQNAVVLFNTVNIVNIDTFCVGLMMQIGMQCDYLCTTLNNLKLFRVINGNLTQVDKQDVVKEDDASFSRLMLENLIICIQHHRDFKRIANEVESLQRVGVFILFCGGGVIICSGLFQLSTASIGSMKSIMLVSYIISMLTDQFVYCGFGNEVIEKSSNIFRCAYNTPWIECDIKFKKILLQFMTLTKDPIRIRVGGILVVSNAVFVSVSKSSYSIFTLLKKVQE, encoded by the exons ATGCGGTACAAAACTGTCTATAAAATGTACAGTTTTATCTGCACACTGTGTTTGGTCTTATTTCTTCTATCACAATTTATCTATATGTACCTAAACATAGACGACATGGATGAAATTATGGCAGTTTTCTACTTGGCAGGTCCATTTATTGTAAACATTTGCAAAATGTTGGCGGTTTACAGAAAATtcgatgaaataaaaatattaatgaagAAATTAAACAATACCGTCTTTCAACCAAAATGTAAGCAACATCTGAACATTGCTCTTAACCTCAAAAAATTCCATAAGCGATTTTTTTATGTTTGTCTTTATTTGGGCTTACAGACTTACTTGCTTTTTTATCTCTGTTTCTTTTTAAACGAAGACATGGTAATACCAACCCAAGGGTGGTTCCCATTTGACTACACCCGCTCACCTTATTTCGAAATAGTCTACATTTTCCAAAACGCTGTTGTATTGTTTAACACAGTGAACATCGTAAATATAGATACTTTTTGTGTAGGACTAATGATGCAGATTGGTATGCAGTGTGATTATTTATGTACAACCTTAAATAATTTGAAGCTCTTTCGCGTTATAAATGGCAATTTGACTCAGGTGGATAAACAAGATGTGGTTAAGGAAGATGACGCAAGCTTCTCTCGCCTCATGCTAGAAAACTTGATTATCTGTATTCAACACCACAGGGATTTTAAAAG aataGCCAACGAAGTCGAAAGCCTTCAACGTGTGggagtttttattttgttttgtgggGGCGGTGTAATTATATGTTCAGGACTATTTCAACTCTCAACT gctAGTATTGGCAGTATGAAAAGTATCATGTTAGTTTCCTATATAATTAGCATGCTGACAGATCAGTTTGTATATTGTGGGTTTGGAAATGAAGTTATTGAAAAG AGTAGTAATATATTCAGGTGTGCTTACAACACACCCTGGATAGAATGtgacataaaatttaaaaagattcTTTTACAATTCATGACTTTAACAAAAGATCCTATTCGAATAAGGGTTGGAGGGATTTTGGTAGTGTCAAATGCAGTGTTTGTGTCG
- the LOC140433997 gene encoding uncharacterized protein: MASRAHSSHRHDIVDRNSSEDEHADFSNGSSDDYHPSSDSDITESDEKNTRGQEEPQDKKRKSDPKKWKKNIRKQKRAAGKEYINTSGTVIHSKSFNDYSCNCKINCQNKLTAQQKESFFNLFYNESQSWETQTSIISGAVKCRTIIRRRKNTNIKKKTGNREFYIPSENGDIKVCKKMFMGILQINSSRVHRALLKKKVEI; the protein is encoded by the exons ATGGCTTCCCGTGCACATAGTTCACATCGTCATGACATTGTTGATAGAAATTCTAGTGAAGATGAACACGCTGATTTCAGTAATGGGTCTTCAGATGATTACCATCCAAGTTCTGATTCGGATATTACAGAATCAG ATGAAAAAAATACCAGAGGGCAGGAAGAACCTCAAGACAAGAAGAGAAAATCTGATCCTAAGAAGTGGAAAAAAAATATTCGCAAGCAAAAAAGGGCAGCTGGTAAAGAATATATCAATACTTCAGGTACTGTCATACACTCTAAATCTTTTAATGACTATTCCTGCAATTGCAAAATAAACTGCCAAAATAAGCTTACAGCACAGCaaaaagaaagtttttttaatttgttttataacgagTCACAGTCTTGGGAAACTCAAACAAGCATAATAAGTGGTGCTGTAAAATGTAGAACGATAATAAGACGTCGTAAGAacactaatattaaaaaaaaaacaggcaaTCGTGAATTTTATATCCCTTCTGAAAACGGAGATATTAAAgtatgcaaaaaaatgtttatggGAATATTACAAATCAATAGTAGTAGAGTACATCGTGCTTTGCTTAAGAAAAAAGTGGAAATTTAA